Within the Paramormyrops kingsleyae isolate MSU_618 chromosome 2, PKINGS_0.4, whole genome shotgun sequence genome, the region CCCATAAGAAACACATTGAAAAACGCGCGTTTTAAGGAGGACCGGACAGATAGTTCTTAAGGTGGACCAACAGTATAGcccaaatacacacattttaataattccatTAATCATACATGCATTTAAACTGGTTAAAACTGATCAAGATGACTTGTGATGGTCAAACAAAGACCTTTCACATCTTCATATACCCCTCAGACACTGACATCGATTTGTTAAagctttcacaagtcatattttaagagttatgactgattaaaggcCCTAATAATTACcaagatgacctctgactgaccaaatcaaaactttcacaccttcatctatcctagaaggactcaccctgatttgtgaaagttttcacaagtcatatttcatgagttatgactgattaaagtacagtagtatttatggcggatcaaggtctcaacctaggtgaatttaaaggccctaaaaaggaccaagatgacctctgactgaccaaatcaaaactttcacaccttcatctaacccagaaggactcaccctgatttgtgaaagttttcaaaagtcatatttcaggagttatgaaatatttataatagtAATGACTGAAATCCTATGACATGAAATAAGCACAACAGTACATGGAAATTCAGTTGTGATGAACATCTCTGAAGTCCATGTGTGCTCCTTGACACAACAGACATTACAACAATGATACATGAACTTCTCTGGGTTGTGAAAGTTCAAAAATGTTATGTTGAAAGTTGAACATCATTTTATTACAATGAACTATTAGTGTAGTTtaaacattacatcaaatagaacagtaacataatatttaacaaattacaattattaataaacaataaaacaataacttaataaaattcACAATGTTAGTTTTTACATATTATGTACAACATATACAAAACCATGTTTTGTTTGGGTTACTGATGGTGTCAATTTCCTATTCTGTGAGGTCTGTGCATTTCACGTGTGTCCACAACATGCACTCGTCACATTGGATCTACACAGAAAATCACCCAAACAAAACATGGTTTTGACACATACGAGGACTGGTAACGTGCGTTCGTAAGACGTATGACCGGAAGAGGGCAAAGTCAGGATACAGGCAGCTGGGAACAAGGGAGGCAGCGCGTATAGTTTGGTTTTTTAGTTGATTAACTTCTCAGCCGATAGCTCCCTTTTGTTATGTTTGAGAGTGTGCGTGGATATACAAGTAAGTGTTGCATTACAGACAATTTACATGAGTTACTTGTGCACTTACCGATAACTGCATTACTTCCCTAAGTTGTGGAAGCGGGATTTAATTGTAATTCCCTGATTTCATTAATACTTAGTTTAAGTTATTCATGTTTATATTGGTATTCCATTTAATTCACGAGTGTGTTGCATTTAACCGGATATATATGTTATTTGCCTTTTATGTTACCAGTAGCGATGTGCAGCCGCTAAATAAGTATGTTAAAGTGCGTAAGATTGATTGATTGTATTATGGGATGTATTGCACTGGGTTCATTAGGTGAGAGCATAATCCTTATTATGTTGATTGTAGTGTTTAATTTAAGTTTGTATTCATTTTAGAACCACACTCACAGATGTTCTGCGCATGTACCAATATTCCTGGGTTCTACGCATAATTCCCCTGCAAGTAAACCAACTAATGACTAGTCAATGGTGTCTGACTCTTCCTATTAAGTTCAGTATACATTCACAGTCCTGACCGACTGCCCGCAGCGTTTCTACTTCACCCGAACCAAGTGTCAACAAGTCACCCTACAGTTcatattatgcatttaaacagtcgtttaaattttattgtatgttgatggcttgactgtaaacaacataaacaatgcaataaatagttttgaagagaaatctgctttgtcattgaacctgaggaaaaactttgaaaataaccataatgacgcagtctccatgctacaataataatgatagaagcaaagtttttcattgtggggacatatctttataagtacaatttgactgtattatttgtgtcccctcaaaaTTTAAGTTAAATATACACATTGTAATCCCTACCAGGGAAAAATGTTTTATACTTAGACAAAAATTTGATAAATCAGGCACTAAATTAGAATCTTTTGTAATAATACAAAGCAAGTGACAATACATAGCAGATGGTGGAAAAATATTTGTTATATTTGTATGAATGCTATCTATGGTTGCTTGTAGTTTAGCCAAATTACTTTATGCGTTATACCGGacacaaaataatatatgaaATAAAGCAGCAATTGCACTATATGAACAAACGTATTGGGACAACTGGCTATTAGACCTACAGGAACTCTTATGACATCCCAGTCTAAGTCCATAGGCACCAATATGGAGCTGGTACCCCCTTTGCAGCTCAGTcaggttcttccacaccaaactcacccaaccatttCTTTATGtatcttgctttgtgcactgtggcacagtcatgctggaacagcaaagggccttccccaaactgttaccataaagttggaagcatagaattgcccaaaatgtcttggtatggaagaacttgacttttgtccatatagtgtatcatTAAGGCTATTATTTCTATTACACCAGGACCTATATTAGTGTTTAGATTTCATTAAATTCAGTTTTCATTTGAAAAGTGTGGTTgctttagtttttattttaaatatagaatatttttgtttagttttcatatattttaatttctgtcatGCATGGACAGTGGCATGATGATCCATACACAACTCTTTTCAAAAGCTGTAGGGGGACTTTATTACACACACTACACCACtaacaaaaggaccacgagaGGTGAAGACTAATAAAACTAGAAAGAATAAGGGCTAAACCAAAAACTGGACAATAGTAAGGAAAACAGTTACAAAGAACGCTAACTGGGATCTGCAAACACTAACATGCCTCTACAGCTACACGTGCACAGCACTAATATCTACAATGACCGCCGGATGAATAGGGCAAAGGCAAGCCCCTAAATACACTAATAAAGAGAGCTAGGTGGAAGCCATATTAGCTAAAAACTATGAATCTCACAATGGGGAAATAGGTatgctacaagagaaattgatcacaaaaaggcctagaATGTGATCTAAGATTTCCAGAAggtctttgatgttgtcccccataaacggctcttgcttaagctcaaagctgcagagattttaggaactgtagcagcttggatcgaaaactggttaacagacaggaagcagcgagaagttattagaggcacaatgtcacagtgggcctgcattcatacTAAGGTACttaggacctctattgttcctaatttacattaatgatattgacaccaatacatacagtaaactggttaaatttgcagatgacaccaaggtgggtggtgtagcagatactgaactagcagcacagattTAATTAACgactggcagatgaaatttaacgtagattaatgtaaggtaatccatgcagggacaCACTAGGCTTGGGAACATTAGGAAcagacaggatggccagtgacaacTGGACCAGCAGGGACAGATCCTGGCAATTTCTTTTTAGCcattttatttctagggatagACTGAAAGTGGTAGAATTATTTTATGTGTCTGATCTTTGGAGAATCCTACACGAATACACAGCACACATTATGTACTAATGTCCTCAAAATGGGTAAAACATGTTCCAGGTATTATTAAACCTCATTAAAGATAAAGTATAACTTTACCTAAACAATATTAAAAACTACAGTGGAAagtatttaatgtttatttcaGATTCAGAAGCAACATTTATAATTTTCATTTGGTTATGGTTTTTTATTCTAGTTTgaattttagtttttgttagcgATAACAACCCTGACCTATACAAGCAGAGAGAAATGCAGTCAGCTGTCAGTTGAACAGCTTCTGGAGCCGCGGTTTGAGGAACTCCAGCATTCCCTTGTTCTCTATCGTCTGTGGCAGGCTGGCCGCATTCATGATGACCTCATGGGCCTCGTGGAACGCAGCCACCCCCAGCTCCTGCTTCACACGGTCCCTCCAAGCGCTCAGTCTGGGTCTGTCCTTGAAAACATCCAGGCCTGCACCCACAGGCTGAGAGAAAGACAGAGTAGGGAAGGtcaccacttaaactcaaaggCTGACAATGAGAACAAGACTCCAGCACAAATACAAATTGCCATTTAAAGACATAATATATAATGAACATAATATAATTTGTTTGCACTGGTAATTTATCTGCACTGTGTATTGtccttgcattttgttttgcgATATATGCTTATTTGTGTGCATTTGACATACCTGCTGTATGCACAAGAATTATTAAAAGTACTATATTTCCTTCAATAGTAAAATTGCAGCTACCAAAACTTCTTTTCATATTTGGAATATGGCCAACCTTAAACAAAATTTagtaatatttatttcatatttatctcAAAGTTCACAATATATATTGTCCTACTGTGCTCTCCTGGTGTGATTTACTTTAAGAGCTTTTCTGATGTGGGAGCCCATGATGTTTTGTGTAGCTTCTGTTCCCATAACAGTCTTACACAGGTTATTCACTAGAAGCTCAGTCTAGCATCACTTGTACTAAAGTTGGttccttgacagctgtatgtcTCTGATGTATCACCTGTCTCACTTgaactgctaaaaaaaaaatacatgtaaatcaACGTACCTGCATCATCTCTGTAATGGCCACTAGGTCAGCCAATGAAATCCGATCTCCAATAATGAAGTGTTGGTCCCGGAGGAACTTTTTCTCGAAAATGTTCAGGGTTGAGctaaggtcctccagtgccgaATCCATCTTTTCCTTGGGTACTTCTGCACCAGTAAGGATGGGAACCATGCACTGTTAAAGCAACATGTCATCAATTTCCAACTCTAACATGAGAAATACCATTTTATGTTACACTACTGCTATTTTCTGGGCCTTAATTCACCACAAATCGATACAGTCTCAGTTAAAGCTACCTGCCTTTTCTGTGTCATTGAACTGATCCACAACAAAACCTACCTCATTTCCTGAACAATAATGTACTTTTTTTCCTTCTATGGTGAAATTCCAGCAATTTTAACTTACGAAATATTAAGCAGTGCACTGAAATATAAAgtaatactgtatataagtataaatataAAGTACTATACTTCAGTTGTGGTCTGATTGCAGGAAGAAGGGAGGCTGACTTTTATTACATGATAATTTTGATTCAATTGCGTTTCACCACTGTAACTGCGGTATGAGCAACAAAGCTTCCTGTTATTATGAAGTAGCACagaacatacaaaaagagactgGGATGAGTGCTCCCTTAGAGACGGAGTGGCTTACTCTGAACCAGAAGACCTTAGAAGCGTGGCTACGAATGGCTGTGTGCTGCCAGGAGAAGTACTCATTCACCCGGGCTTGCTTCTGCACATCAGCAGGGTACCAGTGGTCTGGGGTACTGAACATCTGAACCATGTACTGCAGGATTGCCACACTACGCCACA harbors:
- the gstt1a gene encoding glutathione S-transferase theta-1a; amino-acid sequence: MPLELFLDLYSQPCRSVYIFAKINKIPFEFRKVDLAAGEQYGEEFGKISVLRKVPVMRDGDFILTESVAILQYMVQMFSTPDHWYPADVQKQARVNEYFSWQHTAIRSHASKVFWFRCMVPILTGAEVPKEKMDSALEDLSSTLNIFEKKFLRDQHFIIGDRISLADLVAITEMMQPVGAGLDVFKDRPRLSAWRDRVKQELGVAAFHEAHEVIMNAASLPQTIENKGMLEFLKPRLQKLFN